In Onychostoma macrolepis isolate SWU-2019 chromosome 04, ASM1243209v1, whole genome shotgun sequence, one DNA window encodes the following:
- the LOC131538978 gene encoding uncharacterized protein LOC131538978 isoform X1, translated as MYHYIQLNRSMAVVCTLQMMQTLQYSQSQQDDFAPSVFHIAVITRSMEIQIKVSPLQVEPYTLQVFLLPSCADLHFLLPLKTPGASPGTPRAGGLFPARSFQRSIHIAEIVNEKLSTSRTVVIRFLEADATVEGITSKVKDALSCHEPLTLTDSQGNEITDSEATISSHYWKQNSRKIYAIPEQDFVEFQNGRRAKVSRRSEDGSRLQEVIAKIDQLKQGAEGHQNITSAINQLSELAKTKTTAVMSNDSLCQMKDAFTCLVCKGICKICSSGYLYSQLVQLILFHVESNCNFQHQSFLCLKVLMLMTSTGTSSHDDEDT; from the exons ATGTATCATTATATCCAATTAAACAGGTCAATGGCAGTAGTCTGTACATTACAGATGATGCAAACACTGCAATATTCCCAGAGCCAACAGGACGATTTTGCACCATCAGTCTTTCACATCGCGGTCATTACGAGGTCCATGGAGATTCAGATCAAAGTCAGCCCCCTGCAAGTAGAGCCCTACACACTGCAGGTGTTCCTTTTGCCTTCATGCGCCGACCTTCATTTTCTGCTTCCACTGAAAACACCAGGAGCTTCACCTGGAACTCCACGGGCTGGTGGCCTGTTCCCAGCAAGATCGTTCCAAAG GTCAATCCATATTGCTGAAATAGTGAATGAAAAGTTAAGTACTTCAAGGACAGTGGTCATTCGCTTTTTGGAAGCTGATGCAACTGTTGAAGGAATAACATCAAAGGTGAAGGATGCCTTAAGCTGTCATGAGCCACTTACCCTCACAGACAGCCAAGGAAACGAAATAACTGACTCGGAGGCCACAATAA GCTCCCATTACTGGAAACAGAACTCCAGAAAAATCTATGCCATCCCTGAACAAGACTTTGTGGAGTTCCAGAATGGAAGAAGAGCTAAAGTAAG TCGAAGGTCTGAAGACGGTTCGAGATTACAAGAGGTCATTGCTAAAATTGACCAACTAAAGCAAGGTGCCGAGGGCCACCAAAACATCACTTCAGCAATAAACCAGCTGTCTGAGCTTGCTAAGACCAAAACCACAGCAGTAATGTCAAATGACTCTCTGTGCCAAATGAAGGATGCCTTCACCTGTCTTGTTTGTAAAGGTATATGTAAGATATGTAGTAGTGGGTACTTGTACAGTCAGTTAGTtcagttaattttatttcatgttgaaagtaactgtaattttcagcatcaatcatttctttgttTAAAGGTGCTGATGCTAATGACATCAACAGGAACGAGCTCACATGATGATGAAGACACTTAA
- the LOC131538978 gene encoding uncharacterized protein LOC131538978 isoform X2 gives MAVVCTLQMMQTLQYSQSQQDDFAPSVFHIAVITRSMEIQIKVSPLQVEPYTLQVFLLPSCADLHFLLPLKTPGASPGTPRAGGLFPARSFQRSIHIAEIVNEKLSTSRTVVIRFLEADATVEGITSKVKDALSCHEPLTLTDSQGNEITDSEATISSHYWKQNSRKIYAIPEQDFVEFQNGRRAKVSRRSEDGSRLQEVIAKIDQLKQGAEGHQNITSAINQLSELAKTKTTAVMSNDSLCQMKDAFTCLVCKGICKICSSGYLYSQLVQLILFHVESNCNFQHQSFLCLKVLMLMTSTGTSSHDDEDT, from the exons ATGGCAGTAGTCTGTACATTACAGATGATGCAAACACTGCAATATTCCCAGAGCCAACAGGACGATTTTGCACCATCAGTCTTTCACATCGCGGTCATTACGAGGTCCATGGAGATTCAGATCAAAGTCAGCCCCCTGCAAGTAGAGCCCTACACACTGCAGGTGTTCCTTTTGCCTTCATGCGCCGACCTTCATTTTCTGCTTCCACTGAAAACACCAGGAGCTTCACCTGGAACTCCACGGGCTGGTGGCCTGTTCCCAGCAAGATCGTTCCAAAG GTCAATCCATATTGCTGAAATAGTGAATGAAAAGTTAAGTACTTCAAGGACAGTGGTCATTCGCTTTTTGGAAGCTGATGCAACTGTTGAAGGAATAACATCAAAGGTGAAGGATGCCTTAAGCTGTCATGAGCCACTTACCCTCACAGACAGCCAAGGAAACGAAATAACTGACTCGGAGGCCACAATAA GCTCCCATTACTGGAAACAGAACTCCAGAAAAATCTATGCCATCCCTGAACAAGACTTTGTGGAGTTCCAGAATGGAAGAAGAGCTAAAGTAAG TCGAAGGTCTGAAGACGGTTCGAGATTACAAGAGGTCATTGCTAAAATTGACCAACTAAAGCAAGGTGCCGAGGGCCACCAAAACATCACTTCAGCAATAAACCAGCTGTCTGAGCTTGCTAAGACCAAAACCACAGCAGTAATGTCAAATGACTCTCTGTGCCAAATGAAGGATGCCTTCACCTGTCTTGTTTGTAAAGGTATATGTAAGATATGTAGTAGTGGGTACTTGTACAGTCAGTTAGTtcagttaattttatttcatgttgaaagtaactgtaattttcagcatcaatcatttctttgttTAAAGGTGCTGATGCTAATGACATCAACAGGAACGAGCTCACATGATGATGAAGACACTTAA
- the LOC131538978 gene encoding uncharacterized protein LOC131538978 isoform X3 codes for MYHYIQLNRSMAVVCTLQMMQTLQYSQSQQDDFAPSVFHIAVITRSMEIQIKVSPLQVEPYTLQVFLLPSCADLHFLLPLKTPGASPGTPRAGGLFPARSFQRSIHIAEIVNEKLSTSRTVVIRFLEADATVEGITSKVKDALSCHEPLTLTDSQGNEITDSEATISSHYWKQNSRKIYAIPEQDFVEFQNGRRAKVSRRSEDGSRLQEVIAKIDQLKQGAEGHQNITSAINQLSELAKTKTTAVMSNDSLCQMKDAFTCLVCKGADANDINRNELT; via the exons ATGTATCATTATATCCAATTAAACAGGTCAATGGCAGTAGTCTGTACATTACAGATGATGCAAACACTGCAATATTCCCAGAGCCAACAGGACGATTTTGCACCATCAGTCTTTCACATCGCGGTCATTACGAGGTCCATGGAGATTCAGATCAAAGTCAGCCCCCTGCAAGTAGAGCCCTACACACTGCAGGTGTTCCTTTTGCCTTCATGCGCCGACCTTCATTTTCTGCTTCCACTGAAAACACCAGGAGCTTCACCTGGAACTCCACGGGCTGGTGGCCTGTTCCCAGCAAGATCGTTCCAAAG GTCAATCCATATTGCTGAAATAGTGAATGAAAAGTTAAGTACTTCAAGGACAGTGGTCATTCGCTTTTTGGAAGCTGATGCAACTGTTGAAGGAATAACATCAAAGGTGAAGGATGCCTTAAGCTGTCATGAGCCACTTACCCTCACAGACAGCCAAGGAAACGAAATAACTGACTCGGAGGCCACAATAA GCTCCCATTACTGGAAACAGAACTCCAGAAAAATCTATGCCATCCCTGAACAAGACTTTGTGGAGTTCCAGAATGGAAGAAGAGCTAAAGTAAG TCGAAGGTCTGAAGACGGTTCGAGATTACAAGAGGTCATTGCTAAAATTGACCAACTAAAGCAAGGTGCCGAGGGCCACCAAAACATCACTTCAGCAATAAACCAGCTGTCTGAGCTTGCTAAGACCAAAACCACAGCAGTAATGTCAAATGACTCTCTGTGCCAAATGAAGGATGCCTTCACCTGTCTTGTTTGTAAAG GTGCTGATGCTAATGACATCAACAGGAACGAGCTCACATGA
- the LOC131538951 gene encoding toll-like receptor 13 — protein sequence MSKREHGLCFKKYCSLTSWLLYCCTFINLVNGYSIKNCTIRGSLKYAQNINVLCDKRSLHFVPGNIPDKTTYLDISSNVIQKIIKENFSQLDNLRSLNARHNKIKDVEEGAFSSLVALQELNLANNRLTDILGGMFQNLGNLSVLHLNENSITNISISAFSPLVSLRKVNLSRNLLKKISKVQPLFLLPQLQEVHIGSNGFTSFQTSEVSNISLRLKVLYLFQNPLKEFSITANIFPHLNNLDLAFITENMTWDVKEKSYLQSVQHLNLSGIQLPLEKITDVLQTFNSSLVSLKLHFLGDVKVRALIRKACLISPLKFLGLRWNNITSVSKDEMQFCTQLAELDLSNNRLYSVPAVVSSLPGLHFLDLTFNNIKNISRVDFTNCTQLRTLQIYGNDISFVEEFAFKDLKNLATLMIGSNRISFNGYFKRDLQKLESLDLSNNKLDSVHRGDFDSLKSLKNLSLPDNQISFIEAGSFNGLTNLIFLNLQSNKLSRSSINTNVFSRLPNLKTLLLNNNYISYDSQDILAQPPFKHLRMLKTLNIFSQGHKGMRYLPSNLFQGLRYLEDIQAENLNINYLHPDTFTYTPYLWELDLSRNEFISLTTKIFLPLQVLKTLHLSKTGLQSLDFLINANLSKLHLLHASKNALSVINETLIQSLPTLIYLDLQGNYLSCDCTNAWFVNWTISSNDTEVESAFDLTCNYPDKLKGHTLLELDVGSCNVDVGFFCFISTFTLVSVILLGSFLFHFLKWQVIYAYYLFLAFLRDNKQQRKPNGLQYDAFISYNVHDELWVMRELLPQLEGEQGWKLCLHHRDFEPGKPIMDNIIDGIYSSRKTICVISRHYLESEWCSREIQVASFRLFDEKKDVLILVFLENIPSHQLSPYYRMKKLIQKKTYLSWPKPGEDTRVFWQKLRVALETKATSEMEHPIDFGVI from the coding sequence ATGTCTAAGAGAGAACATGGTTTGTGCTTCAAGAAATACTGTAGTTTGACCTCATGGCTGCTTTACTGCTGTACTTTCATAAATCTTGTAAATGGATACTCCATAAAGAACTGTACCATCAGAGGGTCTTTGAAATATGCCCAAAACATAAATGTGCTTTGTGATAAGAGGTCCCTGCATTTCGTACCAGGGAATATACCGGACAAAACCACATACTTGGACATTTCTAGCAATGTCATACAGAAGATAATCAAGGAGAATTTCTCTCAGCTGGATAATCTTAGAAGTCTTAATGCACGACACAACAAGATCAAGGACGTGGAGGAAGGAGCATTCAGCAGTTTGGTGGCTTTGCAGGAGTTAAATCTGGCCAACAACAGACTGACAGATATCTTGGGAGGAATGTTTCAGAATCTGGGAAATCTCAGTGTGTTGCATCTGAATGAAAACTCGATCACAAATATCAGTATCTCTGCATTTTCACCCCTGGTCAGTTTAAGAAAAGTTAATCTGTCCAGAAATCTTCTGAAGAAAATAAGCAAAGTTCAGCCGCTCTTTTTATTACCACAGTTACAGGAAGTGCACATTGGGAGTAATGGTTTCACCTCTTTTCAGACCTCGGAGGTGTCCAACATATCTTTGAGACTAAAAGTcctgtatttatttcaaaatcctTTGAAAGAGTTCAGTATCACTGCAAATATTTTCCCTCACCTTAATAATTTGGACTTGGCTTTTATTACTGAAAACATGACATGGGATGTGAAGGAAAAAAGCTATCTACAAAGTGTGCAACATCTAAATCTAAGTGGAATACAATTGCCCCTGGAGAAGATCACAGATGTCCTACAAACCTTCAACTCCTCTTTGGTCAGCCTAAAGCTACATTTTCTGGGGGATGTAAAAGTGAGAGCTTTGATAAGGAAAGCCTGTCTAATTTCTCCTTTAAAATTTCTAGGCTTGAGGTGGAATAACATTACATCCGTATCAAAAGATGAGATGCAGTTTTGCACACAGTTAGCTGAGCTTGATCTTTCCAATAACAGACTATACAGTGTCCCCGCTGTTGTCAGCAGTCTACCAGGTCTTCATTTTTTGGACCTCACCttcaacaatataaaaaacataaGTAGAGTTGATTTTACCAACTGTACCCAATTACGAACCCTTCAGATTTACGGTAATGATATATCTTTTGTTGAGGAATTTGCTTTTAAAGATCTGAAAAACTTAGCAACTCTAATGATTGGATCTAACAGAATCTCTTTCAATGGATATTTTAAAAGAGATCTTCAAAAACTTGAGAGTTTGGATCTATCAAATAACAAGCTGGACTCTGTCCATAGGGGAGATTTTGACTCCTTAAAATCACTGAAGAATTTGTCTCTACCAGACAATCAAATATCATTTATTGAAGCAGGGTCTTTCAATGGACTGACAAATTTAATTTTCTTGAATTTGCAATCAAACAAGCTCTCTCGGAGTTCAATAAATACTAATGTGTTCTCCAGGCTCCCAAACCTGAAAACACTTCTGTTGAACAATAACTATATTTCATATGACAGTCAAGACATTCTTGCACAACCACCCTTTAAACATCTGAGAATGCTTAAGACCCTGAACATTTTTAGCCAAGGCCATAAAGGAATGCGTTATTTACCCTCAAACCTTTTCCAGGGACTGCGGTATTTGGAAGACATTCAAGCAGAGAAtcttaatataaattatttacatcCAGATACATTTACTTACACTCCTTATCTGTGGGAACTGGATCTCAGCAGAAATGAATTTATTTCActcacaacaaaaatatttctgcCACTCCAGGTCCTCAAGACACTGCACCTGTCTAAAACTGGCTTGCAATCTTTGGACTTTCTCATTAACGCAAATCTCAGTAAACTACATCTGCTGCATGCAAGCAAGAATGCATTATCTGTCATTAATGAGACATTGATCCAGTCTCTTCCAACACTGATATACCTTGATCTACAAGGAAATTATCTCTCATGTGACTGTACCAATGCCTGGTTCGTCAACTGGACCATAAGTAGCAATGACACTGAAGTTGAGAGTGCTTTTGATCTCACATGCAATTACCCAGACAAACTCAAAGGACATACGCTCCTGGAACTTGATGTAGGTTCATGTAATGTAGATGTTGGatttttctgtttcatttcCACATTCACACTGGTCTCTGTGATCCTCCTTGGCTCTTTCCTCTTTCACTTCCTCAAATGGCAGGTTATTTATGCTTACTACCTTTTCCTTGCTTTTCTCCGTGATAACAAACAGCAGAGAAAGCCCAATGGTTTGCAGTATGATGCATTTATTTCCTATAATGTTCATGATGAATTGTGGGTAATGAGGGAACTGTTACCTCAGCTGGAAGGCGAGCAAGGCTGGAAGTTGTGTTTGCATCACAGGGACTTTGAACCAGGCAAACCTATCATGGATAATATTATTGATGGCATTTACAGCAGTCGCAAAACCATCTGTGTGATTAGCCGTCACTACCTGGAAAGTGAGTGGTGTTCCAGAGAGATCCAAGTTGCTAGTTTCCGTCTCTTTGATGAGAAAAAAGATGTTCTTATCCTGGTATTCCTAGAGAATATTCCAAGTCATCAACTGTCTCCGTACTACAGAATGAAGAAACTAATCCAGAAGAAGACATATCTCAGCTGGCCTAAACCAGGAGAGGACACCAGGGTCTTCTGGCAGAAACTGAGAGTAGCTCTTGAAACCAAAGCCACCTCAGAAATGGAGCATCCCATTGATTTTGGGGTCATCTAA